In the Halorussus salinus genome, GCTCGACGAATCGTTGCATGTCCGGACGTTGGGAACGGTTCGACATACGCCTTACCGTGTCCAATCGTCGCGCCAGCGTCCGAGGAGTCCGGGAGGCTCCTCGGCGTGCGGGTACCTGCCGCCCCGCAGTCGAAACGAAAGGCATTTTATTCGCTTGGCTACTACGTCTGAGTGCAGAGAAAGACACCGCGAGCGTGGGTAGCCAAGCTAGGCCAACGGCGCAGCGTTGAGGGCGCTGTCCCGTAGGGGTCCGCCGGTTCAAATCCGGTCCCACGCATCGCAAGCGCGACACACTCGCGCAACGTGGCTCAGCCACGGAATACGATGCAGGTGGAGTCCCTTGGGACTGCACCCACGCACAATTCCTTCGGACGCTAACTGGCGAGCGAGAGCTTCGTTCGTCTGTGTTCTCACTCCCGGCGAGTTCCTACTCCGTATCTCCGTCGGTAGCGCGGATTACATCTTGTCGAGGAGATCGTTTTTCTTCTCCTCGAACTCCTCGTCGGAGAGAACACCCTCGTCGTGGAGTTCCTTGATGTTCTTCAACTGCTCGGTCGGGTCCGGTTGCGATGCCGCCTGCGCGTTCGTCTGCTGGCTCTCCTTCATCTTCTCGCGGATGAACCGCGCCATCTCTCGGATTTCGTCGGCGTCGGGGTCCGATACTTGGAACTCGTAGGCGCTCCCGCTGGTCTTGACGGTCAACTTCTTCGAGACGAGTCCCGTGTCGAGGTCCACACCCTCGATTCGGCTGTAGGGAATCGTCTGCTCGTCGTCGCCCGTAACCTGCGGAATCTTCGAAACGAGACGCTTGTTCGTCGCACCCGTCAGAATCGAACTCAGGATGCTGTTTTTA is a window encoding:
- a CDS encoding PH domain-containing protein, giving the protein MGLFGSDSTSEIDYEPESEFATAERIGKMEDVLDPDEKVMYLIKGKGIQEKGEGAGAFGADVEGKNSILSSILTGATNKRLVSKIPQVTGDDEQTIPYSRIEGVDLDTGLVSKKLTVKTSGSAYEFQVSDPDADEIREMARFIREKMKESQQTNAQAASQPDPTEQLKNIKELHDEGVLSDEEFEEKKNDLLDKM